A window of the Bacteroidales bacterium genome harbors these coding sequences:
- a CDS encoding RNA polymerase sigma factor RpoD/SigA — MRQLKITKSITNRETASLDKYLQDIGKEELITADQEVELARRIKTGDQQALDKLCRANLRFVVSVAKQYQNQGLSLPDLINEGNLGLIKAAQRFDETRGFKFISYAVWWIRQSILQALAEQSRIVRLPLNQVGSLNKIKKETSRLEQKFERLPSADEIAEALEIPGYKIDAALRISTRYISMDAPLAEDEDTKFIDLFVDEDAPFTDSGLMRESLAKEIQRSLSTLSEKERDVINLYYGIGIPNGLTLEEIGAKFDLTRERVRQIKEKAIRRLKHNSRSKLLKSYLG; from the coding sequence ATGAGACAGCTAAAAATCACCAAATCGATAACGAACCGGGAAACGGCTTCGCTCGATAAATATCTTCAGGATATTGGCAAAGAAGAATTGATTACAGCTGATCAGGAAGTAGAGTTGGCTCGCAGGATTAAAACCGGCGACCAACAGGCATTGGATAAATTATGTCGTGCCAACCTTCGGTTTGTTGTTTCAGTAGCTAAACAATATCAAAATCAAGGGCTTAGTCTGCCCGACCTCATTAATGAAGGAAATCTTGGGCTTATTAAAGCCGCTCAACGTTTTGATGAAACCCGTGGATTCAAGTTTATCTCCTATGCCGTATGGTGGATTCGTCAATCCATTCTGCAGGCACTGGCTGAGCAATCCAGGATTGTTAGGCTGCCTTTAAACCAGGTTGGTTCTCTTAATAAGATTAAAAAAGAAACCTCCCGGCTGGAGCAGAAATTTGAAAGACTTCCTTCGGCAGATGAAATTGCTGAAGCACTTGAAATTCCAGGATACAAAATTGATGCTGCCCTGAGAATATCAACACGTTACATTTCAATGGATGCTCCTTTAGCTGAAGATGAGGATACCAAATTCATCGATTTGTTTGTTGATGAAGATGCACCTTTTACTGATTCAGGACTCATGAGGGAATCCCTTGCCAAGGAAATTCAACGTTCCTTGTCAACATTGTCTGAAAAAGAAAGAGATGTTATTAACCTTTATTATGGTATTGGAATCCCTAATGGTTTAACACTGGAAGAGATCGGTGCAAAATTCGATCTTACCCGCGAACGGGTCCGACAGATTAAGGAAAAGGCAATCCGTAGACTTAAACACAACTCCAGGAGTAAGTTATTAAAATCTTACCTGGGTTAA
- a CDS encoding response regulator, which translates to MKVLIAEDNQLNQQLMSLYMKRLEWDFKVVGDGLQAVESCRQESFDLILMDIDMPVLDGIEATRYIRIFNPYIPIIAITAYTDEAVRRETQAVGMNAFLAKPCSRNDIYATVTSVLENKEEKVA; encoded by the coding sequence ATGAAAGTACTCATCGCTGAGGACAACCAATTAAATCAGCAATTAATGTCGCTTTACATGAAGCGGCTGGAATGGGATTTTAAGGTAGTGGGTGATGGATTACAAGCTGTTGAATCCTGCAGGCAAGAATCGTTTGATCTGATCCTCATGGATATTGACATGCCTGTACTTGATGGCATTGAAGCTACCAGGTATATCCGCATCTTTAACCCATACATTCCCATCATCGCAATAACTGCTTATACAGATGAAGCTGTCAGGCGGGAGACACAGGCTGTCGGGATGAATGCATTTCTCGCAAAGCCTTGCAGCCGTAATGATATATATGCAACTGTTACATCAGTCCTTGAAAATAAAGAGGAGAAAGTTGCCTGA
- a CDS encoding CTP synthase produces the protein MAETRYIFTTGGVASSLGKGIISSSLAKLLIARGFKVAIQKLDPYINIDPGTLNPYEHGECYVTQDGAETDLDLGHYERFTNVPTSQANNVTTGRIYQAVIDKERKGDYLGETVQVIPHITDEIKYRIRLLGADGKYDFVITEIGGTVGDIESLPYIEAVRQMKWELGNRCLVIHLTLVPYLASSGELKTKPTQHSVKTLLESGVQPDIIVCRTEKHLNQGLRNKIALFCNVIPSAVIESIDVETIYDVPLLMRDEKLDQVVLEKMQVPIRKEPDLSLWEEFLYKLKHPKGEVNIGLIGKYVELKDAYKSISESFIHAGAANQFKVNVIMVHSEAINSKTVRQILEKLDGILVAPGFGARGIDGKILAIKFARENKIPFMGICLGMQCAVIEFGRNVLGLKDAHSTEMNPDTPYPVIDIMPDQKDLDKKGGTMRLGSWPCTVEKDSKAFDVYGVTDIAERHRHRYEFNNAFREQYEKAGMKLVGINKDKNLVEMIELKDHPWFIAVQFHPEYRSTVASPHPLFVHFVEAAIEHLKRK, from the coding sequence ATGGCTGAAACACGATATATTTTTACAACTGGTGGGGTTGCTTCTTCTCTCGGGAAGGGAATTATCTCATCATCACTGGCTAAACTATTGATAGCCAGAGGGTTCAAAGTTGCGATCCAAAAATTGGATCCATACATCAATATTGATCCCGGAACTCTTAATCCATATGAGCACGGAGAATGTTATGTTACCCAGGATGGTGCAGAAACAGATCTTGATCTTGGTCATTATGAAAGGTTCACCAATGTTCCTACCTCACAGGCAAACAATGTAACTACCGGACGAATTTACCAGGCTGTAATTGATAAGGAAAGAAAGGGAGATTACCTTGGAGAAACTGTACAGGTTATTCCCCATATTACTGATGAGATCAAATATCGCATCAGGCTATTAGGGGCCGATGGGAAATATGATTTTGTTATTACCGAAATAGGAGGGACAGTCGGTGACATTGAATCCCTGCCCTATATTGAAGCTGTTCGTCAGATGAAATGGGAGTTGGGTAACCGTTGCCTGGTTATACACCTGACTTTGGTGCCTTACCTGGCATCATCAGGCGAACTCAAAACAAAGCCTACCCAGCACAGTGTAAAAACCTTGCTTGAATCTGGGGTTCAGCCGGATATTATCGTTTGCCGCACCGAAAAGCATCTCAACCAGGGATTAAGGAATAAAATTGCTTTATTCTGCAATGTGATACCTTCTGCTGTCATTGAGTCAATAGATGTTGAAACCATTTATGACGTCCCGTTGCTCATGCGTGACGAGAAACTGGACCAGGTGGTGCTTGAGAAGATGCAGGTCCCCATTCGGAAAGAGCCTGATTTATCGCTTTGGGAAGAATTTCTCTATAAACTGAAGCATCCGAAAGGAGAAGTAAACATTGGCCTGATAGGAAAATACGTTGAATTGAAGGATGCCTATAAGTCAATCAGTGAGTCTTTTATTCATGCCGGAGCTGCAAATCAGTTCAAGGTTAATGTAATAATGGTTCATTCTGAAGCCATAAATTCAAAAACGGTCAGGCAAATTCTTGAAAAACTGGATGGCATACTTGTAGCACCTGGTTTTGGTGCAAGAGGGATTGATGGAAAAATTCTTGCCATTAAATTTGCCAGGGAAAACAAAATTCCTTTTATGGGCATTTGCTTAGGTATGCAGTGTGCCGTTATTGAGTTTGGCAGAAATGTGCTCGGATTGAAAGATGCTCATTCAACAGAAATGAATCCGGATACGCCCTATCCTGTTATTGACATTATGCCTGATCAAAAGGACCTCGATAAAAAAGGCGGTACAATGCGTCTTGGAAGCTGGCCCTGCACTGTTGAAAAAGATTCCAAAGCCTTTGATGTTTATGGTGTTACAGATATTGCTGAACGTCACAGGCATCGTTATGAATTTAATAATGCTTTCAGAGAGCAATATGAAAAGGCCGGGATGAAACTGGTTGGGATCAATAAAGATAAAAACCTGGTTGAAATGATTGAATTAAAGGATCATCCATGGTTTATTGCTGTGCAGTTCCACCCGGAATACCGCAGCACTGTTGCCAGTCCACATCCACTTTTTGTGCATTTTGTTGAAGCGGCTATCGAACATCTGAAAAGAAAATAG
- the yidC gene encoding membrane protein insertase YidC, translating to MSRSNIIGLVVIMALLIGYSLFMTPSKEEMQEARKKADSIAKVEQVEAAIQSAQQKIQKTIQDSLSRLPKDTLQSLAVEKFGAFANSTQGKNQFYVIENEVLKLKISAKGGSVFSAELKDFKTHDTLPLVISRGDSSVFGFEFNTEDLKSVNTNDLFFQRVASDANLSDSLFVKGKDSLQFALRLYPSGSDSVSGQSGYIEYLYTLKGNEYMVGFSVRFVGLKGIVAQNTQDLLLTWNTDLYQQEKSFKNELTQSTIYYMDNTGDVNYLTETSDEKERVNTPVKWVSFKDQFFSATLIAPDKFESTDLETISHEESDARLLKTMKASFTLPYNPTGDQAYNMRWFFGPNKYKLMRGYDLSLERQIPLGWSFFLMQWINRFAVLPVFNWLESFDINYGIIILILTVLLKIVLFPVAWKTYISSAKMRILKPEVEEINAKYPKKEDAMKKQQAVMSLYKKAGANPMSGCVPMLLQFPILIALFRFFPASIELRQESFLWAHDLSSYDSVLNLPFTIPFYGDHVSLFCLLMTISTIIYTKMNNDMMGSTNQLPGMKTMMYLMPIMFLGFFNSYSSGLSYYYLLANLFTFAQMYFIRRMVNEDKLHARIQENKKKPVVKSGFQKRLEEMAKKQGYQTKK from the coding sequence ATGAGTAGATCGAATATTATTGGCCTGGTTGTTATCATGGCCCTTCTGATTGGCTATAGCTTATTTATGACTCCTTCGAAGGAGGAAATGCAGGAAGCCAGGAAAAAGGCTGATTCCATTGCTAAAGTTGAGCAAGTTGAAGCTGCTATCCAGTCGGCACAACAAAAAATTCAAAAGACCATACAGGACTCATTATCCAGGTTGCCCAAGGATACCCTACAATCATTGGCTGTTGAGAAGTTCGGGGCTTTCGCCAATTCTACCCAGGGTAAAAATCAATTCTATGTTATAGAAAATGAGGTTCTTAAGCTGAAAATTTCTGCCAAGGGAGGATCGGTCTTTTCTGCTGAACTGAAAGACTTCAAAACCCATGATACCTTGCCTTTGGTTATCTCACGCGGTGATTCATCAGTCTTTGGATTCGAGTTTAATACCGAAGATCTGAAGTCAGTTAATACCAATGATTTATTTTTCCAACGCGTCGCATCTGATGCTAATCTTTCTGATTCCCTTTTTGTAAAAGGCAAGGACTCCTTACAATTTGCCCTTCGGCTCTATCCTTCAGGCAGCGACAGTGTTTCCGGACAATCCGGATATATTGAATACCTGTATACCCTGAAAGGAAATGAGTATATGGTTGGTTTCTCAGTAAGGTTTGTCGGCCTTAAAGGGATTGTTGCTCAAAATACCCAGGACTTACTTCTAACCTGGAATACTGATCTTTATCAACAGGAGAAGAGTTTTAAGAATGAACTCACCCAGTCGACCATCTATTACATGGATAATACAGGAGATGTGAACTATCTTACTGAAACCAGTGATGAGAAGGAGCGGGTGAATACTCCGGTTAAATGGGTTTCATTCAAAGACCAGTTCTTTTCAGCCACTTTAATTGCCCCGGATAAATTTGAAAGTACTGATCTGGAAACTATTTCACATGAAGAGAGTGATGCCAGGCTGCTCAAAACCATGAAAGCCTCTTTCACTTTGCCATATAATCCTACAGGTGACCAGGCCTATAATATGCGTTGGTTCTTTGGTCCCAATAAATATAAACTAATGCGGGGCTATGATTTAAGCCTGGAACGCCAGATTCCATTGGGATGGAGCTTCTTTCTCATGCAATGGATCAACCGTTTTGCCGTATTACCAGTCTTCAACTGGCTTGAAAGTTTTGATATCAACTATGGGATTATTATTCTTATCCTTACGGTACTGTTGAAGATAGTATTATTCCCTGTTGCCTGGAAGACTTATATTTCATCTGCCAAAATGAGGATTCTTAAGCCAGAGGTAGAAGAAATTAATGCTAAGTATCCTAAGAAAGAGGATGCGATGAAAAAGCAACAGGCAGTCATGTCATTATATAAGAAGGCGGGAGCCAATCCAATGTCAGGATGTGTACCTATGTTGCTCCAATTCCCGATTCTTATAGCTTTATTCCGGTTCTTCCCGGCATCCATAGAACTCCGGCAGGAATCCTTCCTTTGGGCCCATGACTTATCAAGTTATGATTCTGTTTTGAACCTGCCTTTTACCATTCCTTTTTATGGGGATCATGTAAGTTTATTCTGCCTGCTCATGACCATTTCTACCATTATTTATACGAAAATGAATAATGATATGATGGGTTCAACAAATCAGCTTCCAGGTATGAAGACCATGATGTATCTCATGCCAATCATGTTCCTCGGATTTTTCAACAGTTATTCTTCAGGTTTGAGTTACTATTACCTGCTGGCCAACCTGTTTACATTTGCCCAGATGTATTTTATTCGTAGGATGGTGAATGAAGATAAACTTCATGCAAGGATCCAGGAAAACAAGAAAAAACCTGTGGTAAAATCAGGATTCCAGAAACGCCTGGAAGAAATGGCTAAGAAACAAGGATATCAGACTAAGAAATAA
- a CDS encoding menaquinone biosynthesis protein — MITMDKIRISAVSYYNTLPLIHGILNSGLLEGYELNLDVPSACARKLMDGSADLSLIPVGALPGLNEYQLIGNYCIGAAGNVKTVLLLTNSPLNKLKKIYLDTDSLTSVNLVRILAKRYWQIQVEWVSLGDHPITIPGMDEGVVLIGDKTFGACRNYKYCHDLAGAWFAFTGLPFVFAAWATLKELPEIFIRQFDEALSWGVNHTKDSIHLARNLMISESALLKYLESDISFSFDDEKRKGLDLFLSYFKEDLVKVPINR, encoded by the coding sequence ATGATCACAATGGACAAAATCAGGATATCTGCCGTTTCTTATTACAACACATTACCCTTGATTCATGGGATACTCAACTCAGGCCTGCTTGAAGGTTATGAATTGAATCTGGATGTTCCCTCTGCCTGTGCCAGGAAACTCATGGACGGATCAGCGGATCTAAGCCTGATCCCGGTAGGAGCCTTACCCGGACTTAATGAATATCAACTCATTGGTAATTATTGTATCGGTGCTGCAGGAAACGTTAAAACAGTTTTACTCCTTACAAATTCCCCCCTTAATAAATTAAAAAAGATTTACCTTGATACCGACTCATTAACTTCTGTTAACCTTGTCAGGATCCTGGCAAAAAGGTACTGGCAAATACAGGTTGAATGGGTGAGCCTGGGGGACCATCCAATTACAATACCAGGAATGGATGAAGGAGTTGTTCTGATCGGAGATAAAACATTTGGGGCCTGCCGGAATTACAAGTATTGCCATGACCTCGCTGGTGCCTGGTTTGCATTTACCGGATTGCCCTTTGTATTTGCAGCCTGGGCAACGCTTAAAGAGCTACCGGAAATCTTTATCAGGCAGTTTGATGAAGCACTTAGCTGGGGCGTCAATCATACTAAAGACTCCATTCATCTTGCAAGAAATCTCATGATTAGCGAATCAGCACTTTTGAAATACCTCGAAAGCGATATCAGTTTCTCTTTTGATGATGAAAAACGAAAAGGGCTGGACCTATTCCTCTCCTACTTCAAAGAAGACCTTGTAAAAGTACCGATCAACAGGTAA
- the rpsA gene encoding 30S ribosomal protein S1: protein MSDETKLNDDLNEVEKPIEDVVEETTEVKAEEVAVEEPKAEEVVAEEAKAEEVIAEVEEVKEVPAPVEEVKSAPVAEKPAEKVVEVPEVPVEFDWNAIGKKHEAYPAAERKRLEDLYEKTMSSIGDHEVVDGTVVGINNREVVVNIGFKSDGVIAISETRYNPALKIGDIIEVYVENQEDMGGQLQLSHKKARILRSWERVNEAFEKNEIINGYVKCRTKGGLIVDIFGIEAFLPGSQIDVKPIRDYDQFVDKVMEFKIVKINQEYKNVVVSHKALIEDELEAQKAEIISKLEKGQVLEGTVKNITSYGVFIDLGGVDGLIHITDLSWGRINHPEEIVQLDQKLNVCILDFDENKKRIALGLKQLTPHPWDSLTSDLKVGDKVKGRVVVIADYGAFVEITTGVEGLIHVSEMSWSQHLRTAQDFLKVGDEVEAVVLTLDRDERKMSLGIKQLIPDPWTDILKRYPVGSKHEATVRNFTNFGIFVELEEGVDGLIHISDLSWSKKIKHPAEFTKIGEKINVVVLDVDVENRRLSLGHKQLEENPWDVFESIFTVGSIHKGTIVNSAEKGVIVALPYGVEGFAPLRHVQKEDNSTAKVDETLDFKVIEFSKENKKIILSHSRMHQDTKAADKAKDEKEKESAEMSTKRAVKKLKDGLEKTTLGDLDALANLKASMEKSEEESK from the coding sequence ATGAGTGACGAAACAAAATTGAACGACGATCTGAATGAGGTTGAAAAGCCTATTGAGGATGTTGTTGAAGAGACAACAGAAGTAAAAGCAGAAGAAGTAGCAGTTGAAGAACCAAAAGCAGAAGAAGTAGTTGCTGAAGAAGCAAAAGCTGAAGAAGTGATTGCCGAGGTTGAAGAAGTGAAAGAGGTTCCTGCACCTGTTGAAGAAGTTAAGTCTGCACCAGTTGCAGAAAAGCCGGCAGAGAAAGTTGTTGAAGTTCCTGAAGTTCCTGTTGAATTCGACTGGAATGCTATTGGAAAGAAACATGAAGCTTATCCCGCAGCTGAGCGTAAACGCCTTGAAGATCTCTATGAAAAAACCATGAGTTCAATAGGTGATCACGAAGTTGTAGATGGAACTGTTGTTGGCATCAATAACCGTGAAGTTGTTGTAAATATTGGTTTCAAATCCGATGGTGTTATTGCTATCTCTGAAACCAGGTACAATCCTGCACTTAAGATAGGCGATATTATTGAAGTCTATGTTGAAAACCAGGAAGATATGGGTGGCCAGTTACAGCTTTCACACAAGAAAGCCCGTATACTCAGGTCATGGGAGCGCGTTAATGAAGCATTTGAAAAGAATGAAATCATCAATGGATATGTTAAGTGCCGTACCAAAGGTGGCTTAATTGTTGACATTTTTGGTATTGAAGCTTTCCTCCCGGGTTCCCAGATTGATGTGAAGCCTATCCGCGATTACGATCAGTTCGTTGATAAGGTTATGGAATTCAAGATTGTTAAGATCAACCAGGAATACAAGAATGTGGTTGTATCTCATAAAGCCCTTATTGAAGATGAACTCGAAGCTCAAAAAGCCGAAATTATCTCCAAACTTGAAAAAGGACAGGTTCTTGAAGGAACAGTTAAAAATATTACTTCCTACGGTGTATTTATCGACCTCGGCGGTGTTGATGGACTTATCCATATCACTGACCTCTCATGGGGACGTATTAACCATCCGGAAGAAATCGTTCAGCTCGATCAGAAACTTAATGTATGTATTCTTGATTTCGATGAAAACAAGAAGCGTATCGCACTCGGTCTCAAACAACTTACTCCTCATCCATGGGATTCACTTACATCAGATCTCAAAGTGGGAGATAAGGTTAAAGGCCGCGTAGTTGTAATTGCAGATTACGGCGCTTTCGTTGAAATTACCACAGGCGTTGAAGGTCTGATTCACGTTTCAGAAATGTCATGGAGCCAGCATTTACGCACAGCTCAGGACTTCCTGAAAGTTGGAGACGAGGTAGAAGCAGTTGTTCTTACCCTTGATCGCGACGAACGCAAAATGTCGCTGGGTATCAAACAGCTCATTCCAGATCCATGGACTGATATTCTTAAGAGGTATCCTGTTGGATCAAAGCATGAAGCTACCGTTCGTAACTTCACCAACTTTGGTATCTTCGTTGAGCTGGAAGAAGGTGTTGATGGTCTCATCCACATTAGTGACCTCTCATGGAGCAAGAAAATTAAACATCCTGCAGAATTCACCAAGATCGGAGAAAAGATCAATGTTGTGGTTCTCGATGTTGATGTTGAAAATCGCCGCCTGAGTCTTGGTCATAAACAACTTGAAGAAAACCCATGGGATGTTTTTGAAAGCATCTTTACCGTTGGTTCAATTCATAAAGGCACCATCGTTAACTCAGCAGAAAAGGGAGTTATCGTTGCCCTTCCATATGGAGTAGAAGGTTTCGCACCACTGCGCCATGTACAGAAGGAAGATAATTCAACTGCGAAAGTTGATGAAACCCTTGATTTCAAAGTAATTGAATTCTCAAAGGAAAATAAGAAAATCATTCTTTCACATTCACGTATGCACCAGGATACCAAGGCTGCTGATAAAGCCAAGGATGAAAAGGAAAAGGAGAGTGCAGAAATGAGCACCAAACGTGCTGTGAAGAAACTGAAGGACGGTCTGGAAAAGACTACCCTCGGGGATCTTGATGCTCTTGCTAACCTTAAAGCTTCAATGGAGAAATCAGAAGAAGAATCGAAGTAA
- a CDS encoding ribonuclease Z: protein MFKFNVTILGSSSAIPTSERNPTSQLVNHNEHLFLLDCGEGTQVTLRRMHIHFQKINHIFISHLHGDHFFGLIGLISSMHLLGRSKPLHVYGPPELHAIIDLQLKVSLTELIYPFFFHPTQAISPEVLFEDSTLKVVSFPMLHRIPTTGFLFEEKPGERRIKKELIEEFEIPAHLLARIKHGEGFTDAKGNYHTYEELTIPPYPARSYAFCSDTAYFEEILPVISKADLMYHETTFLHNRAVNAAEKFHSTAIEAATIALKANVKQLIIGHYSARYDDLQPLLEEARSIFPATELAIEGERFQIG, encoded by the coding sequence ATGTTCAAATTCAATGTTACCATCCTGGGAAGCAGTTCCGCAATCCCGACTTCTGAACGGAACCCGACATCACAGTTGGTAAATCACAATGAACACCTTTTCCTTCTCGATTGTGGTGAAGGCACACAAGTGACTCTCCGGCGAATGCACATCCATTTTCAGAAGATTAATCATATTTTCATCAGTCATTTGCATGGTGATCACTTCTTTGGACTTATCGGACTTATTTCATCGATGCATTTATTAGGCAGAAGTAAGCCCCTGCATGTTTACGGCCCGCCTGAATTACACGCTATTATTGATCTCCAGCTGAAAGTTTCACTCACTGAACTGATATATCCTTTCTTCTTTCACCCCACCCAGGCAATTAGTCCGGAAGTATTATTCGAAGATTCTACTCTCAAAGTGGTAAGTTTCCCGATGCTTCACCGGATTCCGACAACAGGATTCCTTTTTGAGGAAAAGCCGGGAGAACGAAGGATTAAAAAGGAACTGATCGAGGAATTTGAGATTCCTGCTCACCTTCTGGCAAGAATAAAACATGGTGAAGGGTTTACGGATGCAAAAGGGAATTATCACACTTATGAAGAATTGACAATTCCTCCATACCCGGCCAGGAGTTATGCATTCTGTTCTGATACTGCCTATTTCGAAGAAATTTTACCTGTCATCAGCAAGGCTGATCTGATGTATCATGAAACTACTTTTCTGCATAACCGTGCTGTAAATGCCGCTGAAAAGTTCCATTCAACAGCCATTGAAGCAGCTACAATAGCCTTAAAAGCAAATGTTAAACAGCTTATCATAGGCCATTATTCAGCCAGGTATGATGACCTGCAACCATTGTTGGAAGAGGCTCGAAGTATTTTCCCCGCTACTGAACTGGCTATTGAAGGCGAAAGGTTTCAGATCGGCTGA
- a CDS encoding glycoside hydrolase, translating to MRSIIASLLVFILTSAIPGKIFAQGSSKYAVIAYYMGRGNDAAEYPVEKLTHIIYSFLHLEGNKLLDKPNDSSSIIELVALKERNPSLKVILSLGGWGGCPTCPDVFSTEAGRMEFALSVKHLLEKYKADGLDLDWEYPAIASIPGFKYTPEDKPNFTALILQLREVLGPEYELSFAAGGFKQFLDESIEWSKVMPHLNYVNLMTYDIINGYSTKSGHHTSLYSTPEQMNSTDYVVRYLDSLGVPRQKMIIGAAFYARVFKGVASANNGLYQECQFSDYVNFKNFDTYLDKDSGFNHFWDPVAMAPYSYNAEKKLFATYDDKQSIELKSRYVMENSLGGIMFWSLGGDKYSGGLLDTIYQTLTSK from the coding sequence ATGAGAAGTATAATAGCTAGTCTGCTGGTTTTCATTCTCACAAGTGCAATCCCAGGTAAGATATTTGCCCAGGGCAGCAGTAAATATGCAGTAATCGCTTATTATATGGGTAGAGGGAATGATGCAGCAGAATATCCTGTTGAGAAACTCACCCATATCATCTATAGTTTCCTTCATCTTGAAGGCAATAAATTATTGGATAAACCCAATGACAGCTCAAGTATTATTGAATTAGTAGCGCTCAAAGAGAGGAATCCATCACTAAAAGTAATACTGTCGTTAGGAGGCTGGGGTGGTTGTCCAACATGCCCGGATGTTTTTTCTACAGAAGCAGGAAGAATGGAGTTTGCACTTTCAGTTAAACATCTTCTGGAAAAATATAAGGCTGACGGATTGGATCTTGACTGGGAATACCCTGCCATTGCATCCATCCCCGGCTTCAAGTATACCCCTGAAGATAAACCTAATTTTACCGCTTTGATCCTTCAACTCAGGGAAGTATTAGGACCGGAATATGAGTTGAGTTTTGCTGCAGGCGGTTTTAAGCAATTTCTTGACGAATCGATAGAGTGGAGTAAGGTGATGCCTCATCTCAATTATGTCAACCTGATGACCTATGATATAATTAATGGCTATAGTACTAAAAGCGGGCATCACACCTCATTGTACTCAACACCGGAACAAATGAATTCAACGGATTATGTCGTCAGATACCTTGATTCTCTTGGTGTTCCAAGGCAAAAAATGATCATTGGCGCTGCTTTTTATGCCAGGGTATTTAAAGGTGTGGCTTCTGCGAATAATGGACTTTACCAGGAATGTCAATTTAGTGACTATGTAAATTTCAAGAATTTCGACACCTATTTAGATAAGGATTCCGGCTTTAATCATTTCTGGGATCCGGTAGCCATGGCACCCTATAGTTACAATGCAGAAAAGAAACTGTTTGCCACATACGACGATAAACAATCGATAGAGTTAAAATCCAGGTATGTGATGGAAAATTCGCTGGGAGGAATCATGTTTTGGTCCCTTGGCGGAGATAAATATTCAGGAGGATTGCTGGATACCATATATCAAACCCTGACTTCAAAATAA
- a CDS encoding Zn-dependent exopeptidase M28 — translation MHRKHCFILVILSIFTAGPILSQQYNPYYGSIVSGVSYDTILTNLEHFQSLGVKEPGTAALNNTADWLIEKYESFGYTNIVRDTFELNGKQLYNIIVTRQGTTFPPRYLIIDGHYDTYQGPGVNDNGSGVACILEIARLLATVPIKYSIRFINFSAEEQGLIGSQHYVDHTVVPTNMNILLVFNIDEVGGVAGMINNTITCERDEDVPSSNNAASAAYTDSLVNLTELYSNLETQISYAYGSDYVPFQEAGKVITGLYETNESTVVHTPNDILSRMSPNYVYEVTKAATGAILQFSGAYLLNTSSGEDLDELALHIFPNPAFERISWSPDVFNSPYQLSIYNSKGEKEYFKKFCAMDPCQAEIGHLNTGLLLLKFDQENGKTSMVTRIIKLK, via the coding sequence ATGCATCGAAAACACTGTTTCATCCTCGTAATCCTGTCAATATTTACAGCTGGGCCAATTCTGTCACAACAATATAACCCTTATTATGGGAGCATTGTGTCTGGTGTTTCCTATGATACCATTCTCACAAACCTCGAACATTTTCAGTCACTTGGAGTCAAAGAACCGGGTACTGCTGCATTGAATAATACTGCAGATTGGCTCATCGAAAAATATGAATCCTTTGGTTACACTAACATCGTCAGGGATACTTTTGAACTCAATGGCAAGCAGTTATACAATATTATAGTAACAAGGCAAGGAACAACTTTCCCTCCAAGATATCTCATAATCGACGGGCATTACGACACTTACCAGGGGCCCGGGGTAAACGACAATGGCAGCGGTGTCGCATGTATTCTGGAAATTGCAAGGCTACTGGCCACTGTCCCTATCAAATACTCCATCAGGTTTATCAATTTCAGTGCAGAAGAGCAGGGTTTGATTGGCAGTCAGCATTATGTAGACCATACAGTAGTGCCAACAAACATGAACATACTGCTCGTTTTCAACATCGATGAAGTGGGTGGAGTTGCCGGAATGATAAATAATACGATAACTTGCGAAAGAGATGAGGATGTTCCTTCATCCAATAATGCTGCATCAGCAGCCTATACTGATAGCCTGGTAAATCTTACTGAACTCTACTCAAACTTAGAAACTCAGATCAGTTATGCCTATGGTTCCGATTATGTACCTTTCCAGGAAGCAGGCAAAGTAATTACAGGACTTTATGAAACTAATGAATCAACTGTCGTGCACACTCCAAATGATATTCTTTCCAGGATGTCGCCGAATTATGTTTATGAAGTTACCAAAGCTGCAACAGGCGCTATTTTGCAATTCTCCGGTGCTTACCTGTTAAACACATCATCAGGTGAGGATTTAGATGAACTGGCACTACACATTTTTCCCAACCCGGCATTTGAAAGAATTTCATGGAGTCCCGACGTATTTAATTCTCCATACCAGCTGAGCATTTATAATAGTAAAGGAGAAAAGGAATATTTCAAGAAATTCTGTGCAATGGATCCATGCCAGGCTGAAATCGGTCATCTGAATACGGGCTTATTATTGTTGAAGTTTGACCAGGAGAATGGGAAGACATCCATGGTTACCCGAATTATTAAATTAAAGTAA